The sequence below is a genomic window from Draconibacterium halophilum.
TAGAAGCATAATCAACGATAGCCCGAAAATCAGCATCCGAAATATTATCGAATTGACTCAGTCCTACGAGGCAATTCAAAGTAAGTTCCGAAGGGAAAAGTTTGATCTTCACATCGGCAGGTTTATTGATAACCTGTATAGGAAGGCGAACTTGTTTTTCCGTATATTTTTCAACTTCAATTTGCAAAAGTACCTCTGCCGGAACAATTGTGGTGGTTTCGGAATGTCGCAGTTTTATCTTGCGGTTTATCGCTTTATCCACTTCTTTGAAGGTACGTTTTTCAGTTAAAAGAAAACGAACTGTGTCAACCACTGATGCCGGGCCGGTAATTTTAACTTCCGCAGGTTTTACCTGTACCGAATTTTTCAGATTGAACTGCGGTTTAAAATTAATTGAAATATTTGCTTTTACCGGAACCGTTTTGGTTTTTAAGCTATCGAGCACAATTCGTATGATATCAGGATTTACCTGTTGAAGGCTTATTTCGCTACTTATCTGGCTCGAAATACGACGGTTTAAAGTATTGGTTGCTACCATGTAGGTACCATTGTTCGACTCCAGATTTCGGGTAATATTTGTTAGGTTTAAAATAATAGGCGAATAGGAAAAATTTAGTTTATGGCGCAAAAGTGTAAATCCATGAGCATCAACTTTTAAATCGAGTTTTTCGGGAGGTTTGTTGGTTAAGAACTGGCGGTTGGGTGGACTTACATACCGAACCGGATAGGAAATGGTTGTGGAATAATCTTTTTCCAAAGCATTTAAAAACCACAGGACTGTGGCAATGAATAGGCATATAAAAAAAACGACAACCCGCTTGTCGTTTTTAAGTTGCTCAAGTTTTAAATAGCTTGCTATTTTTTCAATGTTCTTGTTCATTCCTATAAAACAGTAAAATTAACGAAAAATAGCAATTAATACCGACATCAAAAACGAAGCTTGCAAAATTCCTCTAACAAGCTTCGTTTTTTTTAAATTGGAAAGTGTATTACAAGTTCAAAAATGCAATTCAGTTTAATTTCCCGGGATACTGGAAGTTAAAGGTGTGTAATTCGAGTCATCAATAACAATTGTATTTCCAACTGAAATATCGCGGGCAGAGAACAGTCCTAATATACGCCTTCCATCGTTAGAGTGTAAGTTACTCGGCACATTTGCCGGTGGTACACTAAAAGGGCTTCCTGCCCAGGTTTGGTCGCTCAGGCTCCAATAAAAATCGTAAGCTGCTTCCGAAATTGATAGCTGTTCAACTACAATTGTATCTCCCGGATGAAGTTTTTTGTCCTCCTCTTCGTCTTCCCAGTCAAGGAGTATAAGCATGTCGTAAATATAATTGCCGTCTACCAGTTCGTCGCTGGCATAAGCCAGGTCTTCACCGTCGTTTAAAAACTCACCGTTTATATAAATATCCCATTTATAATAATGTCCCAAACCGGGTGTTTCCTGCGAATTAATGAAAATACCCAGGTACTCATAATCGCCACGGTCGCTAAGATTTACTTTAACCGTATCGAGTGTTTCAACTTGCTGTAAATACTCCTCTCCGGTAATAATTGTACCATCCGGAGTTGTTATTGTTAAGGTATAAGTGCGGCCCGGAACTCCCGGATAACTGGTTCCTGAAGGAAGTAAATAAATTCCTGTAGACCCCTGTTCTTCGAGTGTTACTGTATTTGGCGAATCGGCATTATCGCTTAATTGAACCACGGCATTGTTGATCACCGGGTTTTGTGCCGTTTGATTTACTGCTAGCGAACGTTCTAGTTTTACGTAAACATTGTTTTCTGCTTTTGTATTGATGTACGCTTCAACGGCTATCAGGTCAATATCTTCTTCGTTCAGCTCAACATCAACCACATCTTCGCAGGAGGTGAGTGCAACGATAGCAAATAGCAGAATGATAATTCCTTTTATTATTTGTGCTGTTTTCATGACTTCTAAAATTTAACGTTGTAAGTGATTGATGGGATTGGAGCTCCGATAATTGACAAACGGACAAATTCTGTTTGATTAGGATTATCTTCGTTTTCGCCTGGAGTAATTGAATAGGCATTTCGTCGCCCGTAAACATTGTACACCGAAACATTTATCGATTGTTTAAAACGTCGGTTCTCATTCTTTTTAAAATCGTAGGTGAACGACAGGTCTAAACGGTTGTAATCCGGAATTCGGTTACTGTTTCGGGCCGAATATTCATAAACCTGATTTCCCTGAACATTGTATTTCGCAACGGGGTACGATGTTGGATTACCGGTTGCATAAACAAAATTTGTTGCAAAATTCCATCGGTCATTTAATTGGTAACTCGCCACCAGCGAAAGATCGTGTGTGCGATCGTACGACGATGGGTAAGGATTTCCATTGTTTATGCCAGGAATTTCGCGTTCAGTTTTCGACCAGGTATAACCCACCCAGCCGGTAAATTTTCCTTTCGATTTTTTCACCAACGCTTCCAATCCTTTCGATTCGCCCGAACCGTGCAGCAGCTCGGTTTCAATGGCATCGTTCAGAAATAGTTCGGCTCCTTCAATGTAATCCAGCACATTTTGCATGTCTTTATAATAAATCTCAACCGATGTTTCCCATGTGTTTTGCTTAAAGTTTCGGAAATAACCAAGCGATACCTGGTCAACTTTAAGTGGCTTTATGTATGTACTCGATGGTAGCCAGATGTCGAGCGGAGTAGGAGATTGCGTGTTGGAAATGAGGTGCAGGTTCTGTACCATCCGGTTGTATGATCCTTTTACCGAACTGTTTCGGTCGAGCGTGTATTTCATACTTAAACGCGGCTCCAGGTTCACAAATGCATCCCCAATTTTATCCTTCTTTCCGTAGCTAATCGTTTCTATAATCTCATTTTTATCGGGGTTTTCCGGATCCAGATATATATTTACTTCGCCTTTACCAACTTGTTGAAAATGGCTTAAACGTAAGCCGTACTGCACCGAAAAACGATCAGATATCTTCTGTTCGTTCGAAAGATAAACCGAGCTTTCCATTGCATTGTAGTGGGCCAGTTCCATATTGGAAAACATTGAATTGTCTCCGTTAGTGGTGATCTTGCCCGGACGGAATTGATGTTTGATCGTATTCACCCCAAACTTTACCGTGTTTTGTGGATTCGCAAACCAGGTAAAATCTGCTTTCCCATTGTAGTCTTTTATTCTCGATGACCAGTTGAAATTATCGGCATTTTCTCCGGGAACGCCAAGATTGTAATCGTAGTTGGAAAAGATGGCCGAAATATTCATAAAAATCTTATCGCCAAAAATGTGATTCCAGCGGGCGGTAGCAGTGGCATTTCCCCAATGCATATACATTGATTCGCCCAGCTCAAAAACATCTTCGCCCATATAACCCGAAAGATAAATGCGGTTATTGTTGTTGATAACAAGGTTCGATTTCCCATTCAAATCGTAGAAATACATGGTGTTTTCTTCCAGTTCTTCCAAACCGGCTGCTTTACCCAAAATATCGTAATAAGTCCGGCGTCCGGCAAGCAGGAAGCTCCATTTGTCTTTGATGATCGGTCCTTCCAATGTCAAGCGGCTGGATAGGTTTCCTATTCCGCCATCGAACCCAAACTGTTTGGAGTTGCCATCCTTTTGTCGGATATCGATTACCGACGATGCTTTTCCTCCGTATTGGGCCGGAATACCACTTTTGTACACCTGAATGTCTTTAATGGCATTTGAGTTAAATACCGAAAAGAAACCCATAAGGTGCGAGGCATTGTAAACCGGTGCTTCATCTAAAATCATCAGGTTTTCGTCGGGGCCACCACCACGAACGTATAGGCCCGAACTAGCTTCGCCGCCACTTTGAATTCCGGGTAACAGCTGAATGGTGCGGATAATATCCACTTCGCCCATAAATGCCGGAAGTTTTTGAATGGTTTTAACCGGAAGTTTTTCCATTCCCATTTCAATACGTTCAACATTGGCATTGGCAGCTTCGCCGTTTACTACGATCTCTTCCATTACTTCGGTATTTTCTTCTAACGAAAGCGAAATATTAAGACTTTCACGGGCATCAATTTTTTGTTTAATGGTTTGGTACCCAATAAACGAAATCTGAAGCGTGTAGCTTCCTTCGGGAATTGTAAGCGAGTAAAATCCGTAGGCGTTTGATGCGGTGCCTTGTTTCAGTTCTTCAACATAAACCGTAGCACCAATCAGCGCTTCTCCGTTCGAGGCGTCTCTGAGGTAACCACTTAAAGTAATGTTTTGCGCTTGTACTGCAACTCCAATAAAAAGGAGAAGGAGTAACATCATTGTTTTCATCATTTTTTGGCTTTATTTCTGTTTGTTTTCTGTTCCGGATGCTTGGCTTTGCATCCACATTGTTTTCTAGCTCCAACAAAAATAGTACATCGCTTAAATCTGTTTTCTTAAATTCGACCAATTTACGTTTTTAGTCGACAAGCGATACGATTCCATATTTTTGCCGTTTTCTACAAGTACTGACAGTAAAAAATGAGAAGGGTTACAATGATGGGAGTTTTTTTTATTAATGCTGGATTAAAATCTGCTGCGAGTGCATAAGCCCGTTGGAAGTAACAGTTACAATATAATAGCCATTGATGAGGTCCTGAACAGGAATACGTTCATTACTATAGGTGGTTTTATATACCTTTTTTAGCTGACCATTTAAATTCTGAATTTGTATGCATAATTGCTGGTTATATTTTAAATTGGGCTGGAAAAACTGAAACGATTCAGAAGCAGGATTGGGAAAAATATAGGCCGATTGGGAAGAAAAATGGCTGGTTATATCGCGCCAGTCGCGAATGCCGTTGTGGTTTGAATCGGTTGGTGAACAATTACTGGCCGTTGAGTTTTGCCAGTTATAGCCTTTAATCATTTGGTCAAAAGCATCATCGAGCCCATCGTTATCATAGTCAGAAAACAGGAGTTGAATACCAGCCTTGCCATCTGTATTTAGGTTGAATGCCTCAACCAAATCACTTCTTCCATCTGCATCCGAATCGGTGTCTAACATATCAGGTATTCCATCTCCGTCGGTGTCCACCGGGGTGTAGCAAGTTCCTCCCATTTCCAGATCATAAGCATCGTCCCATCCATTTTTGTTGGCATCAATGTTTAAAGGAGCAATGTAGTTGTGTTCATTTTGCCATTCAATGTTATCGGTAATTCCATCGTTATCACTATCAATGTCGAAATTGTTTGGAACACCATCGTTATCCGTGTCCAGCCCCATTCCATCCAAATTGTCAGGAAGACCGTCGTTGTCGTTATCGCGATCAGCAAAGTTTGGCACCTCGTCCAGGTCTTCGTTTTCTGTTATTTTAATAAATACATTTCCCAAAGCTTTGTACTCATTTTCGGTAAGTTCTTTAATGTAATACTGAAAACTTATGGTATCTATAGAATTTGAAGGTAGCTGCAAACTAAAGTTGCCATCTTTATCCATTAACAAAAATGCCTCTCTCGGCGAAGCTGCAAATAAGATCTCTATTTTATCTCCATTCGGATCATAGTCATTTACCAGTACATTTCCGGTTACTGTCAAGTCGTATCTGGCAACATGAATAAATGTATCGTTTTGTGCCACAGGTGGAACACTCCAACCATTTTCGAATGTAGTAAGTTTCGGTGCTCCCTTACCATTAAAAAGAATGAATAATAACAAAACGAAGAGGGAACCTGATTTCAATATTTTGCCCCGTAATTTCAATTGAGTTTGTTTACGTACAATTTAGACATATATGGGGGTATGCATTAATGCAAGAAGCTGAAATTGAGGGTTGGGAGTATTGGTTTATGGGGATTGTTTTGCCTAGAAGGAATAAGTGTTATTGCGGTACTAATGCGCGTTTTGCACTTGTGGTAGCGTAATTGCCGAGGGCTTGCTAAGAAATTATATTTTATGGGGTCTGATTCTTCTATTTTGATTGTGATGAATTTCGAATAATCAGTTCTGTATTCATCATTATTGTTTCGAAAGTTTTGGGTTTCACTTTACCATTTATTTGTTTAATCAAAAGCTCGGCTGCTTTTTGGCCCATTTCAAAACCGGGCTGTTTTACTGTTGTAATTGATGGTGTTACCAATTCGCTGAAGGGTTCGTTGCTAAATCCCACAATAGCAATTTCTTCAGGCACTTTTATTCCGGTTTCATTTAAATGAATAATGGTACTTAAGGCTGTTGTGTCGTTGGCACAAAAAATAGCGTCAGGGCGTTGTTTTCCGGCAAGTATTTTTTTTATGGCATTAAGTCCGTCTGCCCGGGTAAGACTGTTGTGTAGAATATGATTTTCGTTTATCTCCAGCCCGGCATCGCTAATTGCTTTACGGTAACCGGCTTCTCGTTTGGCATAGATTTGCAGGTTGAGCGGTCCTCCAATGTGGGCAACTTGTTTCCTCCCTTGTTCAATAAGGTGCTGAGTGGCCCGGTATGCACCACAAAAATCGTCGACAACAATTTTATGTGCCGGTATTTCATCAACAATCCGATCAAAAAAGACAAGCGGTATATTTCTTTCCGAAAATAGTTTCAGGTGATCGTACGACTGAGTTTCCATTCCAATCGACACTATTAATCCATCAACACGGTTAGAATATAAAGTGTGCGCAATGTTGCATTCTTTTTTAAGATTATCGTTCGATTGTGAAATTGTAACTGCAAATCCTTGCCTGTAAGCAACATCTTCGATACCGGAAATTACAGATGAAAAAAAGTGCCGATTTATTAACGGAACAATTACGCCAATGGTATTGGTACGTCGGGTGCGTAAATTAGCAGCCATTACATTTGGGCGGTAACCCATTTCTTTTGCCGTCTTTTTTATCTTCTTCCGGGTTGCTTCACTAATTAAAGGATTATCTTTTAATGCACGTGAAACAGTAGAGGCTGATATATTTAGCTTTTTGGCTATATCGTGAATTGTAATCTCAGATTTTTGCACTTTGGTATTTTATTTAACGACAAAGTTAACAATATTTTTTAATCAATGCAATCGATTGCATTTCTGTTTGTTTCTTCTTACATTTGCATCAATAAATCGATTAAGAATTAAAAAATAAAATAGTATGGCAACAATTTACGAAAGAAGATTTGCTTATCATCCTGAGGATTTTAAGAATTACGATACCGAAAAAATAAGAAAAGAGTTTTTAGTGGAAAACCTTATGGAAGAAGGTAATGTGCGCATGGTTTATTCATCGATAGAGCGTTACATTGTTGGCGGTGCAGTTCCTGCAGGCGACGAACTTCCGCTGGAAGCGATTGACCCTTTAAAAGCAGAATATTTTTGCGAACGTCGCGAAGTTGGAGTAATGAATGTTGGCGGTTCGGGAACTATTACAGTGGATGGAACGGATTATAAAATGTCGTATAAAGATGCTTTATACATCGGGCGCGGCAGTAAAGAGGTTACGTTTAAATCGGACGATGCAGCCAAACCTGCTCATTTTTATTTTAACTCGGCACCGGCACACAAAGAATATCCAACGAAGCAAGTAAGTTTGGCCGATGCCAACGTGTTGCATCTGGGAAGCCTCGAGACATCGAACGAAAGAAATATTAACCAGTTAATGATTAATACCGTTGTTGATACTTGTCAGTTACAAATGGGAATGACAGAGTTGAAGCCGGGAAGTGTTTGGAATACCATGCCGGCACACCAGCACTCGCGCCGAAATGAGGTGTATTTCTATTTTGAAGTTCCCGACGAACAGGCAGTTTGTCACTTTATGGGTGAACCACAGGAAACACGTCATATTTGGATGAAAAACGAACAGGCCGTAATTTCGCCTGAATGGTCGATTCACTCCGCTGCCGGAACATCAAACTATATCTTTATCTGGGGAATGGCAGGCGAAAATCTCGACTACACCGATATGGACATTATTCAACCGCAGGAACTGAGATAAGACAAAAAAATCAATCAACAAAATATTATTGAAATGATACAAGAATTATTCAGCCTTAGCGGAAAAGTTGCGTTAATAACCGGTGGAACCCATGGTATTGGAATGGCCATTGGGAAAACACTAGGGCAAGCTGGTGCAAAAATCTGTGTTAACGATATTTCTGAGGAGAAACTACAGGAATGCAAAGCAGAGTATGCCGAAGCTGGCATTGATGTGTATACGCTAAAATTTGATGTTACCAACGAAGAAGCCGTTGATAAAGGAATTTCGCAAATAGAAAAGGAACTTGGCGATATTGATATTCTGGTAAATAACGCCGGAATTATTAAACGTATTCCTATTTTGGATATGCCGATTGCCGATTATAAACAGGTTATTGATATTGACTTGGTTGCCCCGCTTATTGTTGCCAAACGAGTTGCACCTAAAATGATCGAAAATCGTTCAGGAAAAATCATAAATATGTGCTCGATGATGAGTGTTTACGGACGCAATTCTGTTTCGGCTTATGCTTCGGCAAAAGGAGGCTTGAAACTGTTAACGGCAAATATGTGCTGCGAGTGGGCAAAGTATAATGTGCAGATTAACGGAATTGGCCCTGGTTATATTGCTACAGCACAAACAGCTCCAATTCGCGAAGGGGGCCATCCATTTAACGATTTGGTGATGACACGCACACCGGCCAACCGTTGGGGCGAACCCGAAGATATTGGAAATGCTGCTTTATTCCTGTCATCAAAAGCTGCCGATTTTGTAAACGGCCAGGTACTTTATGTTGATGGTGGTATTTTAGCCAACTTCGGATACGTAAAAGGCGAAAACGATATTTAATAGTTATTCTTACTAAGAGTGTGTTAGAAACAGGATAAACCAAGTGGCGGCTTGTTTCTGAGACACTCTTATTTTATACACCTAAATCTAATCCAAAAATGAAGACTATTATGCCATTTGGTATTTTATTACTGATGCTGTTTGCCTCGTGTACGCAGCAACCTGCAATTACGCTAAAAAATCCACTGGCCGAAACACGAACCGATGAGGTAATCGTATTTTCCCGCGAGGAAATTGCAAACAAAATTGCTTTGGAAGAAGGCAAACTACCGGTTTTTAAGAACGGTGATAAAACGATTGCAAGCCAGGTTGACGATTTGGATGGCGATGGAAATTGGGATGAAGTAGTGTTGCTAACTGATATGCAAGCCGATGAAACCATTAAAGCAACAATTGAGTTAGCTGTCCAAAGCGATTATCCCAATATCAATAAACGAACCAACCTCCGTTTAGGAATAATTCAGGAAGACGGATCGTACAAAGAGGTGGATAATTATAAAGCTGTTCCGGTGAGTGAACCATTTAAAATTATTGCTCAGGGTGAAGGGGTGACCTGGGAAAATGACAAAATTGCCTTCAGGGTTTATTTTGATTGCCGAAATGTAAAAGACCTGTTTGGCAAGAGAAAACCGGTAATGGTAGCCGACGATGTTCATACGCCCGGATTTGGTAATTACCACGAACTGGCCGAATGGGGAATGGATGTACTACACTGTGGCAGCTCGCTGGGTTCGGGAGGAATTGCTTTGCTGAGAAATGATTCGTTGATTCGGTTGGGATCGACCGATGTGTATGAATACCAAAAAATTGTTGAAGGACCTATTCGCTCAGTTTTCGACCTTAAATATTCGGGGTGGAATGTTAACGGCGAAGAAATGGAAGCCGTGGAGCGCATTACCATTTATCCCGGGAAATACTGGTTTGAATCGGATGTTACCGTTTATGGATGTTCTGAAGATGATCAGATTGTAACAGGCATTGTTACTTCGCAATTAAAAAACGAACCATTCCGTTTTGAAGCAGCTGACTTTACCTGCATTGGCACACACGATGTGCAGTCGTTAAATAACGACGAACTGGGGATGGCAGTAATCGTTCCCAAATCGGAAACCGGTACAATTGGCCGTACGAGCGATATCAACTGGTTTCAGAAAGGCTTTGTTACCGTGAAAGAAAAAGGCTTCAGTAATATTATTTCCGAAACCTATTTCATCGCACAAGAGTGTAAAGACGCAACTCCTGCCAAGCACTATTTCTTCTCGGTTTGGGGATTGGATAAAGACCAATGGAAAACCGAAGATGGGTTTCGGAAATACATTACTGAAGAGGCCGAAAAACTTTCGTCACCTGTTCAGAAGATGTAGAGTGGATTATTTTGTCATTTCGACGAAGGGAACTACTGCGAAATCTGTTTCTTTGGTGAGATTTCTCCTCATCCTTCGTCGAAATGACAATATGATTTGGTTCCGGCTGAAAAATATTTATTTCAAAAACTTTAGTGTTCCCCCTTTTTGCAAATCAGTGTGATTTATTTTCGTAGCACTTTCTTTTCGGTTTAACTTAACCAAGGAGAAAACCGATGAAGACGTCGCTCCGTCAGCTTCTAATACAAATTTGCCCCCCGGATAATAGTTTTCATCCAGGTTAAGTGTAACCTGTTCAAATATTGGAGACGATAACTGGTATTCGTTACTTCCCGGACACATCGGATAAAATCCCATTGCGCCAAAAACGTACCACGCCGAAAGTTGGCCGGCATCGTCGTTGCCCGAAAGTCCACCTCTGCCTAATCCATATTCGGTTCTAAGAATGTATTTCACCGTTTTTTGTGTTTTGTCCCAATCGTTGCTAAAATTAAACAGGAAAGGAATATGATGACTTGGC
It includes:
- a CDS encoding YbbR-like domain-containing protein, with the protein product MNKNIEKIASYLKLEQLKNDKRVVVFFICLFIATVLWFLNALEKDYSTTISYPVRYVSPPNRQFLTNKPPEKLDLKVDAHGFTLLRHKLNFSYSPIILNLTNITRNLESNNGTYMVATNTLNRRISSQISSEISLQQVNPDIIRIVLDSLKTKTVPVKANISINFKPQFNLKNSVQVKPAEVKITGPASVVDTVRFLLTEKRTFKEVDKAINRKIKLRHSETTTIVPAEVLLQIEVEKYTEKQVRLPIQVINKPADVKIKLFPSELTLNCLVGLSQFDNISDADFRAIVDYASIRDSESRLTVKITEKPSFVKITRFTPESVEYLIETY
- a CDS encoding DUF4249 domain-containing protein, translated to MKTAQIIKGIIILLFAIVALTSCEDVVDVELNEEDIDLIAVEAYINTKAENNVYVKLERSLAVNQTAQNPVINNAVVQLSDNADSPNTVTLEEQGSTGIYLLPSGTSYPGVPGRTYTLTITTPDGTIITGEEYLQQVETLDTVKVNLSDRGDYEYLGIFINSQETPGLGHYYKWDIYINGEFLNDGEDLAYASDELVDGNYIYDMLILLDWEDEEEDKKLHPGDTIVVEQLSISEAAYDFYWSLSDQTWAGSPFSVPPANVPSNLHSNDGRRILGLFSARDISVGNTIVIDDSNYTPLTSSIPGN
- a CDS encoding TonB-dependent receptor translates to MMKTMMLLLLLFIGVAVQAQNITLSGYLRDASNGEALIGATVYVEELKQGTASNAYGFYSLTIPEGSYTLQISFIGYQTIKQKIDARESLNISLSLEENTEVMEEIVVNGEAANANVERIEMGMEKLPVKTIQKLPAFMGEVDIIRTIQLLPGIQSGGEASSGLYVRGGGPDENLMILDEAPVYNASHLMGFFSVFNSNAIKDIQVYKSGIPAQYGGKASSVIDIRQKDGNSKQFGFDGGIGNLSSRLTLEGPIIKDKWSFLLAGRRTYYDILGKAAGLEELEENTMYFYDLNGKSNLVINNNNRIYLSGYMGEDVFELGESMYMHWGNATATARWNHIFGDKIFMNISAIFSNYDYNLGVPGENADNFNWSSRIKDYNGKADFTWFANPQNTVKFGVNTIKHQFRPGKITTNGDNSMFSNMELAHYNAMESSVYLSNEQKISDRFSVQYGLRLSHFQQVGKGEVNIYLDPENPDKNEIIETISYGKKDKIGDAFVNLEPRLSMKYTLDRNSSVKGSYNRMVQNLHLISNTQSPTPLDIWLPSSTYIKPLKVDQVSLGYFRNFKQNTWETSVEIYYKDMQNVLDYIEGAELFLNDAIETELLHGSGESKGLEALVKKSKGKFTGWVGYTWSKTEREIPGINNGNPYPSSYDRTHDLSLVASYQLNDRWNFATNFVYATGNPTSYPVAKYNVQGNQVYEYSARNSNRIPDYNRLDLSFTYDFKKNENRRFKQSINVSVYNVYGRRNAYSITPGENEDNPNQTEFVRLSIIGAPIPSITYNVKF
- a CDS encoding T9SS type A sorting domain-containing protein produces the protein MKLRGKILKSGSLFVLLLFILFNGKGAPKLTTFENGWSVPPVAQNDTFIHVARYDLTVTGNVLVNDYDPNGDKIEILFAASPREAFLLMDKDGNFSLQLPSNSIDTISFQYYIKELTENEYKALGNVFIKITENEDLDEVPNFADRDNDNDGLPDNLDGMGLDTDNDGVPNNFDIDSDNDGITDNIEWQNEHNYIAPLNIDANKNGWDDAYDLEMGGTCYTPVDTDGDGIPDMLDTDSDADGRSDLVEAFNLNTDGKAGIQLLFSDYDNDGLDDAFDQMIKGYNWQNSTASNCSPTDSNHNGIRDWRDITSHFSSQSAYIFPNPASESFQFFQPNLKYNQQLCIQIQNLNGQLKKVYKTTYSNERIPVQDLINGYYIVTVTSNGLMHSQQILIQH
- a CDS encoding LacI family DNA-binding transcriptional regulator, with the protein product MQKSEITIHDIAKKLNISASTVSRALKDNPLISEATRKKIKKTAKEMGYRPNVMAANLRTRRTNTIGVIVPLINRHFFSSVISGIEDVAYRQGFAVTISQSNDNLKKECNIAHTLYSNRVDGLIVSIGMETQSYDHLKLFSERNIPLVFFDRIVDEIPAHKIVVDDFCGAYRATQHLIEQGRKQVAHIGGPLNLQIYAKREAGYRKAISDAGLEINENHILHNSLTRADGLNAIKKILAGKQRPDAIFCANDTTALSTIIHLNETGIKVPEEIAIVGFSNEPFSELVTPSITTVKQPGFEMGQKAAELLIKQINGKVKPKTFETIMMNTELIIRNSSQSK
- the kduI gene encoding 5-dehydro-4-deoxy-D-glucuronate isomerase, translating into MATIYERRFAYHPEDFKNYDTEKIRKEFLVENLMEEGNVRMVYSSIERYIVGGAVPAGDELPLEAIDPLKAEYFCERREVGVMNVGGSGTITVDGTDYKMSYKDALYIGRGSKEVTFKSDDAAKPAHFYFNSAPAHKEYPTKQVSLADANVLHLGSLETSNERNINQLMINTVVDTCQLQMGMTELKPGSVWNTMPAHQHSRRNEVYFYFEVPDEQAVCHFMGEPQETRHIWMKNEQAVISPEWSIHSAAGTSNYIFIWGMAGENLDYTDMDIIQPQELR
- a CDS encoding gluconate 5-dehydrogenase, coding for MIQELFSLSGKVALITGGTHGIGMAIGKTLGQAGAKICVNDISEEKLQECKAEYAEAGIDVYTLKFDVTNEEAVDKGISQIEKELGDIDILVNNAGIIKRIPILDMPIADYKQVIDIDLVAPLIVAKRVAPKMIENRSGKIINMCSMMSVYGRNSVSAYASAKGGLKLLTANMCCEWAKYNVQINGIGPGYIATAQTAPIREGGHPFNDLVMTRTPANRWGEPEDIGNAALFLSSKAADFVNGQVLYVDGGILANFGYVKGENDI
- a CDS encoding DUF4861 domain-containing protein; the protein is MKTIMPFGILLLMLFASCTQQPAITLKNPLAETRTDEVIVFSREEIANKIALEEGKLPVFKNGDKTIASQVDDLDGDGNWDEVVLLTDMQADETIKATIELAVQSDYPNINKRTNLRLGIIQEDGSYKEVDNYKAVPVSEPFKIIAQGEGVTWENDKIAFRVYFDCRNVKDLFGKRKPVMVADDVHTPGFGNYHELAEWGMDVLHCGSSLGSGGIALLRNDSLIRLGSTDVYEYQKIVEGPIRSVFDLKYSGWNVNGEEMEAVERITIYPGKYWFESDVTVYGCSEDDQIVTGIVTSQLKNEPFRFEAADFTCIGTHDVQSLNNDELGMAVIVPKSETGTIGRTSDINWFQKGFVTVKEKGFSNIISETYFIAQECKDATPAKHYFFSVWGLDKDQWKTEDGFRKYITEEAEKLSSPVQKM